A DNA window from Methylocystis heyeri contains the following coding sequences:
- a CDS encoding class I SAM-dependent methyltransferase: MQSFWRNPDFFRCDACGAIFRDPFPSEEALKDLYERSWVAPEASRAETGATDSGVADAIAGYLLRSTDSPSFAGKRILDFGGGLGAMAAALRRRGADVFVVEPFGVDYLTGRGFKAYRFLEDIPAEFTFDGITSLEVVEHLPDPTAALRQLSARLTPGGWLFVTTPNPEGLNAAVSGSSWREAEKPGHLLFFPAPTLKLALERSGFEQVERKRWPIRFPNAPVIKRAIHFLLQAAMVDGSVRMLARKPAPDQGASALAS; the protein is encoded by the coding sequence TTGCAGTCCTTCTGGCGAAACCCCGACTTCTTCCGCTGCGACGCCTGCGGCGCGATTTTTCGGGACCCTTTTCCAAGCGAAGAGGCGCTGAAGGATCTCTATGAAAGGAGTTGGGTTGCGCCCGAAGCGTCGCGCGCGGAAACCGGCGCGACGGACAGCGGCGTCGCTGACGCCATTGCGGGCTATCTCCTGCGCTCTACCGACTCGCCTAGCTTTGCGGGCAAGCGGATATTGGATTTTGGCGGAGGTCTCGGCGCCATGGCCGCGGCGCTGAGGCGTCGTGGCGCCGATGTGTTCGTGGTTGAGCCGTTCGGCGTGGATTACCTCACCGGGCGCGGCTTCAAGGCCTACCGATTTCTCGAGGATATCCCAGCCGAGTTCACCTTCGACGGCATCACGAGCCTCGAGGTGGTCGAACACCTTCCCGACCCTACCGCCGCGCTGCGACAATTGAGCGCGAGACTGACGCCGGGCGGATGGCTTTTCGTGACCACGCCGAACCCCGAAGGATTGAATGCCGCTGTGTCGGGATCGAGCTGGCGAGAAGCCGAAAAGCCAGGACATCTCTTGTTCTTCCCGGCGCCGACCCTAAAGCTGGCGCTGGAGCGGAGCGGTTTCGAACAAGTGGAGAGAAAGCGTTGGCCGATACGCTTCCCCAACGCGCCGGTCATCAAAAGAGCTATCCACTTTCTCTTGCAGGCCGCCATGGTCGATGGAAGCGTGCGTATGCTCGCGCGAAAGCCGGCGCCCGATCAAGGCGCTTCGGCTTTGGCTTCGTGA
- a CDS encoding acyltransferase family protein, producing the protein MIEASCGAAQPLSKDMESTQPVLGGAVTSRDFVSIQILRALAALMVVVWHSHLSVKHFVHSYLPTDDREFLRLHCPSVFNHLYFGVDIFFCISGFIMTMLVVRGGEDRPGVFILRRVTRIFPMYWLFSLIVLAVCMINPRFSVAGFSGNAAADFKHAIFSLLLLPEGQAPMLGVGWTLVQEMGFYFSIFVLLLLNGGRFVVAWIALIASVMLIAGLGAAPARADGFISVFYPEFMFGALAYKFHPYVSGRWAALQLSLAVLFYALLSAASDFWPIPEISEIRIVGCGLVGFLLICGSIGMEPRLNRSFARFFKAIGDSSYVLYLSHWLVLSFLGKIGAALFPGLGAVGVAGWHVASISAAVGVGYAIHRLVEKPLNLRLRKWLEHTRASSLFGRGARAFLPAER; encoded by the coding sequence GTGATTGAGGCGTCGTGCGGCGCGGCGCAGCCGCTTTCGAAAGACATGGAGTCAACGCAACCCGTCCTCGGCGGCGCGGTTACGTCACGCGACTTCGTCTCCATACAAATTTTGCGCGCGCTGGCGGCGCTGATGGTCGTCGTCTGGCATTCCCATCTTTCGGTCAAGCATTTCGTCCATAGCTACCTGCCGACGGACGACCGGGAATTCCTCCGCCTGCATTGCCCGAGCGTCTTCAACCACCTCTATTTCGGAGTCGATATTTTCTTCTGCATCAGCGGGTTCATCATGACCATGCTGGTTGTGCGGGGAGGAGAGGACAGGCCCGGCGTCTTCATATTGCGTCGGGTGACCAGAATCTTTCCCATGTACTGGCTGTTCAGCTTGATCGTTCTGGCGGTCTGCATGATCAATCCCCGTTTCAGCGTCGCGGGTTTCAGCGGGAACGCCGCAGCGGATTTCAAACATGCGATTTTTTCCCTGCTTCTGCTGCCGGAGGGACAGGCCCCCATGCTCGGGGTGGGATGGACCCTGGTTCAGGAAATGGGCTTCTATTTCTCCATTTTCGTTCTGCTGTTGCTGAACGGCGGGAGGTTCGTGGTCGCTTGGATCGCGCTGATCGCTTCAGTAATGCTGATTGCCGGCCTCGGGGCTGCTCCAGCGCGCGCGGACGGCTTTATAAGCGTATTTTACCCGGAATTCATGTTCGGCGCGCTTGCATATAAATTCCACCCTTATGTCTCCGGGCGATGGGCGGCGCTGCAATTGTCGCTGGCCGTGCTGTTCTACGCGCTGCTTTCCGCCGCATCCGATTTTTGGCCCATCCCCGAAATATCTGAAATCCGCATCGTAGGATGCGGGCTCGTCGGTTTTCTGCTGATTTGCGGCTCAATCGGCATGGAGCCCCGCCTGAACCGAAGCTTTGCCCGCTTTTTCAAGGCGATCGGCGACAGCTCCTATGTGCTTTACCTCAGCCATTGGCTGGTCCTTTCCTTCCTCGGAAAAATCGGCGCCGCGCTTTTTCCGGGGCTCGGAGCCGTCGGCGTCGCGGGCTGGCATGTCGCCTCGATTTCTGCCGCCGTGGGCGTCGGCTATGCGATCCATCGGCTGGTGGAAAAGCCCCTGAACCTCCGGCTGAGAAAATGGCTGGAGCACACCCGGGCCTCCAGCCTTTTCGGCCGTGGCGCGCGGGCTTTCCTGCCTGCCGAACGATAG
- a CDS encoding glycosyltransferase, translated as MDILLVHCFYQQVGGEDLCVRAESALLKSRGHNVVEYFLDNAAIADANRLAVAAGAIWNRAAYRRVREICRSYRPQIVHFHNTMPLVSPSAYYAAKAENAAVVQTLHNYRLACPNGLFFQDKRVCESCLGRRFPWPGVLRRCYRGSLTASATIALMTSLHRLMGTWENAVDTYIALSEFQKNKLIRAGLPGSKIVIKPNFSERDAIGRGDGRFALYAGRLSPEKGVSTLLDAWKLLDQDIQLTIAGEGPESDLVERAAAQDGRINFLGHVSGEQICDLAGRATTLIAPSLCYENFPRVIVEAFSRGTPVICSRFGAMPEIVADGEDGLLFTPSDAADLAEKVKRLFGDPGLRKRMRKAALHKFVASYAPQSNYLQLMAAYGRALNLPRQREQAMAL; from the coding sequence ATGGACATTCTTTTGGTGCACTGCTTTTATCAGCAGGTCGGCGGCGAAGACCTGTGCGTGAGAGCGGAGTCGGCGCTGTTGAAATCGAGAGGCCACAATGTGGTGGAGTATTTTCTCGACAATGCGGCGATAGCGGACGCCAACCGGCTCGCGGTCGCGGCCGGGGCGATATGGAATCGCGCCGCCTATCGCCGCGTGCGCGAAATATGCCGGAGCTACAGGCCGCAAATCGTCCATTTTCACAACACGATGCCGCTCGTCTCTCCCTCCGCCTATTACGCCGCCAAAGCCGAAAACGCCGCCGTCGTCCAAACGCTTCACAATTACCGTTTAGCCTGCCCGAATGGATTGTTTTTTCAGGATAAACGCGTGTGCGAGAGTTGCCTGGGGAGGCGCTTTCCCTGGCCCGGGGTCTTACGGCGATGCTATCGCGGCAGCTTGACCGCCAGCGCGACGATCGCACTCATGACGTCCCTGCACAGGCTGATGGGCACCTGGGAAAACGCCGTCGACACCTATATCGCGCTCAGCGAGTTCCAAAAGAACAAGTTGATCCGGGCGGGCCTGCCCGGCTCGAAGATCGTCATCAAGCCAAACTTCTCCGAGCGGGATGCGATAGGCCGCGGCGACGGCCGGTTTGCGCTATATGCAGGGCGGCTGTCTCCCGAAAAAGGCGTCTCCACTTTGCTCGATGCGTGGAAGCTTTTAGATCAGGATATCCAGCTCACCATCGCCGGCGAGGGGCCTGAATCCGACCTCGTTGAACGCGCCGCCGCGCAGGACGGCAGAATTAACTTTCTGGGCCATGTTTCGGGCGAGCAAATCTGCGACCTCGCGGGTCGCGCGACAACGCTGATTGCACCCTCTCTTTGCTATGAGAACTTCCCCAGGGTCATCGTGGAGGCCTTCTCCCGCGGAACTCCCGTCATCTGCTCGAGATTCGGCGCCATGCCCGAGATCGTCGCCGACGGCGAGGACGGACTGCTGTTCACGCCCTCCGACGCCGCCGATCTTGCAGAAAAAGTCAAACGGCTGTTCGGCGATCCGGGATTGCGGAAGCGGATGCGAAAAGCCGCCTTGCACAAATTTGTCGCCAGCTACGCGCCGCAGTCGAACTATCTCCAGCTCATGGCGGCGTATGGGCGCGCCCTGAACCTGCCGAGGCAAAGAGAGCAGGCGATGGCGCTATAG
- a CDS encoding polysaccharide biosynthesis tyrosine autokinase: MLFTPRNHSSADKHRTLDELPIIEKDIVQARRHARDSLEPRKQLIRRRLPFILLFASGGAALFLLAALMLPPTYAAKSMLIVDPQVRPPTDASNEGTASRVAEINSGSAALAIETHMGVLNSRDFLQRAVSGLSGETAPETVKQSEEQQPRKKATSGDLVSQLSERLAVWADALLKSPKSTTPIADELEKRIKIAQDGKSDIITVTFNSSDPTFAADVVNRIAESYVDNRTEMLQASTKREIAHVTANIAVVKSEVGRADASALSLLQRRPEATGETAGQGKQFTYQRLRELTSEAATARLLQPSLQRRLGLLQAELANIKPDVRVLALARTPQKPNSLNPIILAVPVFVSLLIAGSWIAAWLDKLDMRLRSEGDLHNCLGVPCSALLPRVRKKRFFQPKTREDLLGPELGPYAQAIRFLVASVHPEASERNRKIARVIMAASSLPEEGKSTLCHSLGAFVASIGLKVLIIDFDKRGPQRNAPLISTAGVVESIERIAPADADYLALGRSSGDLLRLLTSEDWANAFDELKRKYDYILLDCPPLLGVSDFRLVTPFADRILFLVKWESTKWDQARSAFRMLRGSGAPDEIMPVYTQVDLARQALYSSGALSDYFLHQRRYWASKARLLAMPSVNAQLATPAEQPGAAVAGGECKAAEA, translated from the coding sequence ATGCTGTTCACGCCGAGGAATCATTCATCCGCGGATAAACATCGTACGCTGGACGAACTGCCGATCATCGAGAAAGATATTGTGCAAGCGAGGCGGCACGCTCGGGACAGTCTGGAGCCCAGGAAGCAGCTGATCAGGCGACGCCTGCCGTTCATCCTGCTTTTCGCGTCTGGCGGCGCTGCGCTTTTCCTTCTTGCAGCCCTGATGCTTCCGCCCACCTACGCCGCGAAATCCATGCTGATCGTAGACCCTCAGGTGAGACCGCCTACCGACGCCTCCAACGAAGGAACCGCGTCCCGAGTCGCCGAAATCAACAGCGGAAGCGCGGCCCTCGCCATCGAAACCCATATGGGCGTATTGAACTCCCGCGACTTCCTGCAGCGCGCGGTTTCAGGTCTTTCGGGTGAGACGGCGCCCGAGACGGTGAAACAGAGCGAGGAACAACAGCCCCGGAAAAAGGCGACTTCCGGCGACCTCGTATCCCAACTCTCCGAACGGCTCGCCGTTTGGGCCGACGCGCTGCTCAAATCGCCGAAATCCACAACGCCGATCGCCGACGAATTGGAAAAGCGCATTAAAATCGCTCAAGACGGCAAGTCGGACATCATCACCGTAACATTCAATTCTTCCGATCCGACTTTCGCCGCCGACGTCGTGAATCGCATAGCGGAGTCCTATGTCGACAACCGCACCGAAATGCTCCAGGCCTCCACCAAAAGAGAAATCGCGCACGTCACCGCGAACATAGCCGTCGTCAAGAGCGAGGTAGGACGAGCCGACGCTTCAGCTTTGAGCCTATTGCAACGCCGGCCCGAAGCGACCGGAGAAACCGCCGGCCAGGGAAAGCAGTTCACCTATCAGCGGCTCCGCGAGCTTACCTCTGAAGCGGCCACCGCGCGGCTTCTTCAGCCCAGCCTCCAGCGTCGACTGGGGCTTCTCCAGGCCGAGTTGGCGAATATCAAGCCCGACGTGCGCGTGTTGGCTCTGGCGAGAACGCCGCAAAAGCCGAACTCGCTGAACCCGATCATACTCGCGGTTCCGGTGTTCGTTTCTCTTCTGATCGCCGGATCGTGGATCGCGGCGTGGCTCGACAAACTCGACATGCGCCTGCGCAGCGAAGGGGACCTGCACAACTGCCTCGGCGTTCCCTGCTCGGCGCTCCTTCCCAGAGTCCGCAAGAAGCGGTTCTTTCAACCCAAGACGCGCGAGGATCTGCTCGGCCCCGAACTGGGGCCGTATGCTCAGGCCATTCGCTTTCTGGTGGCGTCCGTGCATCCCGAAGCCTCGGAACGAAACAGAAAGATCGCCAGGGTGATAATGGCGGCGTCGAGTCTTCCTGAGGAAGGGAAATCTACGCTTTGCCACAGTCTCGGCGCCTTCGTCGCATCGATAGGGCTGAAGGTGTTGATCATTGACTTCGACAAGCGGGGGCCTCAACGCAATGCGCCTCTGATATCGACGGCCGGCGTCGTGGAGTCGATTGAGAGGATCGCGCCCGCCGACGCCGATTATCTCGCGCTCGGCCGCTCTTCCGGAGATCTGTTGCGCTTGCTCACGAGCGAGGACTGGGCGAACGCCTTCGACGAACTCAAGCGCAAATATGATTATATCCTCCTCGATTGCCCTCCCCTTCTCGGAGTCTCCGACTTTCGGCTGGTCACGCCCTTTGCCGACAGGATCCTCTTTCTGGTGAAATGGGAGAGCACGAAATGGGACCAGGCGCGGAGCGCCTTCCGCATGCTTCGCGGCTCCGGCGCCCCTGATGAAATCATGCCGGTATATACGCAGGTCGATCTCGCCCGCCAGGCGCTCTACAGCAGCGGCGCTCTCTCCGACTATTTCCTTCACCAGCGCAGATATTGGGCCTCCAAGGCCCGGCTGTTGGCCATGCCTTCGGTAAACGCGCAGCTTGCGACGCCGGCGGAGCAACCCGGCGCCGCGGTCGCCGGCGGAGAATGCAAAGCCGCGGAGGCGTGA
- a CDS encoding WecB/TagA/CpsF family glycosyltransferase: protein MSLTGKDGALSQIENWIASRSPNFVCLADAHCAVVSTKNRALHNAYQTAGLVLGDGMPLILMCKLLNERRPQRVRGADLMRELCGVSAERGYRNFFVGGRTEALSELAKRLTERYPGLPIAGFISPPFREMTDLESREMIRRINQAKPDILWVGLGAPKQELWMAKHRAEITAPVMIGVGAAFDFLSGSKTEAPLWMQRCGCEWLFRMCSEPKRLSRRYLHVVPSFLGLLFIGVLSRLSGAKTGADPIS from the coding sequence GTGAGCCTTACAGGCAAGGACGGCGCGCTTTCACAGATCGAGAACTGGATCGCATCGCGTTCCCCAAACTTCGTGTGCCTCGCCGACGCGCATTGCGCGGTCGTATCCACAAAGAACCGCGCGCTCCACAACGCCTATCAAACCGCGGGCCTCGTGCTCGGCGACGGAATGCCGTTGATTCTCATGTGCAAGCTTCTCAACGAACGGCGGCCTCAAAGGGTGAGAGGGGCGGACTTGATGAGAGAACTTTGCGGCGTTTCGGCGGAGCGCGGATACCGCAACTTTTTCGTCGGCGGTCGAACAGAGGCGCTCTCCGAACTCGCCAAGCGGCTGACGGAAAGATATCCCGGCCTTCCGATAGCGGGGTTCATTTCCCCTCCGTTCCGAGAAATGACGGATCTCGAAAGCCGGGAAATGATCCGGCGAATCAACCAAGCCAAGCCTGACATATTATGGGTGGGTCTCGGTGCGCCGAAGCAGGAGTTGTGGATGGCGAAGCACAGGGCTGAAATCACTGCTCCGGTGATGATCGGAGTGGGAGCGGCATTCGATTTTCTCTCGGGAAGCAAAACTGAAGCGCCACTATGGATGCAAAGATGCGGCTGCGAATGGCTATTCAGGATGTGCAGCGAACCGAAGCGGCTCAGCCGGCGTTATCTTCACGTCGTTCCGTCTTTTTTGGGCCTGCTCTTCATCGGCGTTCTGAGTCGCCTCTCGGGCGCCAAGACCGGGGCCGATCCGATTTCGTAA
- a CDS encoding polysaccharide deacetylase family protein: MSKSSAPIRSYITTSWDDGHPMDMRVAELLAKYRLQGTFYIPRKCETTVIDPAAMRELGASFEVGAHTMNHVILAHSPPEVVEREVRQSKAWIEDVTGVACKVFCPPQGRFKRRDMEIVERAGFDGMRTTELLSLAPPRRKRAFSVIPTTVQTQQHELQLYARNLVKRAAFRNAWRFVKSGSNSDWVALSRFCLNLAVREGGVFHLWGHSWEIQKNEQWRRLELVLQALSEAASSSKPVTNGQLCEFV; encoded by the coding sequence ATGTCGAAGTCCAGCGCGCCGATCAGGAGCTACATCACGACGAGTTGGGACGATGGCCACCCCATGGATATGCGGGTGGCCGAACTCCTGGCGAAGTATCGATTGCAGGGAACATTCTATATTCCGAGAAAGTGCGAGACGACCGTCATCGATCCGGCCGCGATGCGGGAGCTCGGCGCCAGCTTCGAAGTCGGCGCTCACACGATGAACCATGTGATCCTGGCGCATTCCCCGCCGGAAGTCGTCGAACGGGAAGTCCGCCAATCCAAGGCATGGATCGAAGACGTTACAGGAGTCGCCTGCAAAGTCTTCTGCCCTCCGCAGGGCCGTTTCAAGCGCAGGGATATGGAAATCGTGGAACGCGCCGGCTTTGACGGAATGCGCACCACCGAACTGCTTTCGCTCGCCCCCCCGAGGCGCAAGCGGGCATTTTCGGTCATTCCGACGACTGTTCAGACCCAGCAGCATGAACTGCAGCTCTACGCCAGAAACCTCGTCAAGCGCGCCGCATTTCGCAACGCATGGCGCTTTGTGAAAAGCGGTTCGAATTCGGATTGGGTAGCGCTTTCCCGCTTCTGCCTGAACCTCGCTGTCAGAGAGGGGGGCGTATTCCACCTTTGGGGACACTCATGGGAGATTCAGAAGAACGAGCAGTGGAGACGGCTTGAGCTGGTGCTGCAGGCCCTTTCGGAGGCAGCTTCATCCTCGAAGCCGGTCACCAACGGGCAATTGTGCGAGTTCGTCTGA
- a CDS encoding DUF1932 domain-containing protein: protein MTKVALISPGSLGAAVGKALAEQGHLVCCAVAGRSAATSARAADAGFELHPSLDSMLAGSDFILSLATPAEAINVCVEVAAALERLRGAGVANSGKRAVFIDGNSISPLTAMSIADALRDAGVVCAKASFFGPGNRLTRSNVVMLSGAGGRAAAALFNPCAEAKFIGEDFAAAAAVKMCMSILTKSLPALYLESMQAARASGQFDAVLWLSGRLYPQISEMMSRLLSTYPAHFQRRIDEMREMEQWLEELALAPPVARAARASIEKLRLDRYEGIGFEGLGEMLVTFLSADGAGAKPEAAEEAICRD from the coding sequence ATGACGAAGGTAGCGCTCATCTCGCCTGGGTCGCTTGGCGCGGCGGTCGGAAAAGCCCTTGCGGAACAGGGTCATCTCGTCTGCTGCGCCGTCGCCGGAAGAAGCGCGGCGACGAGCGCGCGCGCAGCGGATGCGGGCTTCGAACTGCATCCCTCCCTCGACAGCATGCTGGCGGGAAGCGACTTTATCCTGTCTCTCGCCACTCCCGCCGAGGCGATCAACGTATGCGTCGAGGTGGCCGCGGCGCTCGAGCGCCTGCGCGGAGCGGGTGTTGCCAATAGCGGGAAGAGGGCCGTCTTCATCGACGGCAATTCGATCTCTCCTTTGACCGCCATGTCGATAGCGGACGCCTTGCGGGACGCAGGCGTGGTTTGCGCGAAGGCTTCCTTTTTCGGTCCCGGCAATCGTCTCACGCGAAGCAACGTCGTCATGCTCAGCGGCGCGGGCGGCCGGGCTGCGGCCGCACTTTTCAATCCATGCGCCGAGGCGAAATTCATCGGAGAGGATTTCGCCGCCGCCGCGGCGGTCAAGATGTGCATGTCGATCCTGACCAAAAGCCTGCCGGCTCTCTATCTCGAGTCAATGCAGGCCGCGCGCGCCTCTGGTCAATTCGACGCCGTCCTCTGGCTTTCGGGACGTCTCTATCCGCAGATATCCGAAATGATGAGCCGGCTTCTCTCGACTTACCCCGCGCATTTCCAGCGGAGGATCGACGAGATGCGAGAGATGGAGCAGTGGCTCGAAGAGCTTGCGCTGGCGCCGCCCGTCGCGCGCGCGGCGCGCGCTTCGATAGAGAAGCTCCGGCTCGATCGATATGAGGGGATCGGTTTTGAGGGTCTTGGCGAAATGCTCGTCACGTTTCTCTCAGCCGACGGCGCGGGGGCGAAACCGGAAGCGGCGGAGGAGGCCATTTGTCGTGATTGA
- a CDS encoding glycosyltransferase family 4 protein — translation MSAFSCGPGRGSEPGVGWNIAIETARLGHVVHVMTQTECRSEIEREVARGDLPPNLTFDVFMPVWLEALRDRGLKLGLFSTTWHLVNFLWQFSALHRARRLYRSAGFDMVHHVTLAGIRYPTLLGSLGLPTVVGPLGGGERAPFALRKSMPAKEWFTELLRDIHNVMLRFEPLNRSAFKNADLIIVRSEASLLAVPACYRHKAVVDVGMGMGGAPEAAPLRREAGEPLKMLYAGRLVYWKGGHLAIRALAAARSQGADASLDMVGSGPARQDFEDLARSLGVSQYVCFRGEAPRDEVMSLFRRRHAFLFPSLHDAAPTVILEAFASGLPVICLGLGGPAKMVDATCGYVVDVDGRSEEECVRELANAIVSLASNEDLRLAMAEASAQRYSEYKWPTVTAALYAEIEKRVPRASPSAQPEHSRANGSCVLGSNGR, via the coding sequence ATGAGCGCTTTCTCATGCGGTCCCGGTCGTGGCTCCGAGCCCGGCGTTGGTTGGAACATCGCAATCGAAACCGCGCGGCTCGGACATGTCGTCCACGTCATGACCCAGACCGAATGCAGATCTGAAATCGAAAGAGAAGTCGCCAGGGGCGATCTGCCTCCAAATCTGACATTCGACGTTTTCATGCCGGTCTGGCTCGAGGCCCTGCGGGATCGCGGCTTGAAGCTGGGGCTCTTCTCGACGACCTGGCATCTCGTCAACTTTCTTTGGCAGTTCAGCGCGCTTCATCGCGCGAGGCGTTTGTACAGAAGCGCCGGCTTCGATATGGTTCATCATGTGACGCTCGCGGGAATTCGCTATCCCACGCTATTGGGCTCGCTCGGACTTCCGACCGTGGTTGGCCCCCTCGGGGGTGGAGAACGGGCTCCCTTCGCGCTCCGCAAGAGCATGCCGGCGAAGGAATGGTTTACGGAACTGCTGCGCGACATCCATAATGTGATGTTGCGGTTTGAGCCCCTCAACCGTTCAGCTTTCAAAAACGCGGACCTCATCATCGTCCGATCGGAAGCGTCATTGCTCGCGGTTCCGGCTTGCTACAGGCATAAGGCCGTGGTCGATGTGGGAATGGGGATGGGAGGCGCGCCTGAGGCAGCTCCCTTGCGCCGTGAGGCGGGCGAGCCGCTCAAAATGCTGTACGCAGGACGCCTGGTATACTGGAAGGGAGGACATCTCGCCATACGGGCGCTGGCCGCCGCGCGTTCGCAGGGCGCCGACGCTTCCTTGGATATGGTCGGCAGCGGGCCGGCCCGGCAGGATTTCGAGGATCTCGCGAGAAGTCTCGGCGTATCGCAATATGTCTGCTTTCGGGGCGAAGCGCCTCGGGACGAAGTGATGAGCTTGTTCCGCCGCCGCCACGCCTTCCTATTCCCGAGCCTGCATGACGCCGCGCCGACAGTGATTTTGGAGGCGTTCGCCAGCGGCCTGCCGGTCATCTGCCTCGGTCTCGGCGGTCCGGCCAAAATGGTCGACGCAACCTGCGGCTATGTCGTCGATGTCGACGGCCGAAGCGAGGAGGAATGCGTCCGCGAACTCGCCAACGCTATCGTTTCGCTCGCTTCTAACGAAGATCTGCGACTTGCAATGGCCGAGGCTTCGGCGCAGCGCTATTCGGAATACAAATGGCCGACGGTGACGGCCGCTCTCTATGCGGAAATCGAGAAGCGCGTGCCGCGGGCGAGCCCGTCGGCGCAGCCGGAACACAGCCGTGCGAACGGAAGCTGCGTCCTCGGCTCCAATGGCCGGTAG